One genomic region from Mycoplasmopsis columbina encodes:
- the rpoB gene encoding DNA-directed RNA polymerase subunit beta: protein MSVETNSKSTKTAFQMRKFGPITERRDYSTTKQILNIPDFLTTSKESFEWFKAKGIEESLKEHYPITSSNGKLTLEYINKSARLELPKEKEYEAVLDAKIKGINYAAKLYAKFRVTINDTSEVKEDEVFLGEIPLMTTGGSFIINGSEKVIVSQLIRSPGAYFGRGVRNKQSDDLFNKLEVLPRIGSWLEISHKITSKAVDTVKIKIDKNKNVNLTTFLVALGLSLETIKGLFGNSSELEETIKRDKKASEFDELEKNIKNCQEELFRVIRRGDRVTDDSIANLISGILFNKKRYSLSQTGRYMLNKKLNLVDRISETILAEDLKIKDENGEEKILEKNTFITHKLALLIQHNFDKGFLPSKNIPGLKAETVYGKLLVNNPKLGKMIKYIALKIYPNRKWSERGKEAVTVIGTDPHATETHLIVSDIIAAVGYYFNLLDGIGQDDDPDSLTNKRIVAVGELLQNQLNVVLGKLEKTTRERMGAKEVNAVTAKNVTNNKLISNQMKTFFNSSKLSQFMDQINPLAEISNERRITSLGPGGLNRDTAQFEVRDVHATHYGRICPIETPEGPNIGLILNFATYAKVNEYGFLQTPYYKVDNGIVNYDQVEYLTAIEEIGFYIAQSTVKVDENNKIVDDQITMRHNYTYVLGKADQIDYIEVAPNQMVSVAAGCIPFLENDDANRALMGSNMQRQAVPLLETEAPFVATGLESAIAKYSSTNITAKNSGVVEYVDGSKIKVRNEKNTLDTYMLKNFQRSNQDTVVHQRPLVKVGQSIEKGDLLVDGSSFKNGELALGKNVVVAFTTYKGYNYEDAVILNERLVKDDVFTSIHIEEQTILFRTSRVGDDELTADIPNVSKFATRHLDENGIVKVGSEVLPGDVLVGRVSPKGDDNPSQEEKLLSAVLQQRQINVKDTSLKVKNGHSGTVINVEVLSRDENNVQFEDGVEKIVKVSIAVKRKIRVGDKMSGRHGNKGVVSIVLPEEDMPYLEDGTPVDVMLNPQGVPSRMNIGQVLEIHLGMAARELGVKFVTPAFDGIKKEEIFNLIKEAKLPESGKQYLIDPITGRRFDNPVSVGVMYMLKLNHMVDDKMHARSVGPYSLITQQPLGGKSQNGGQRFGEMETWALESYGATNVLQEILTYKSDDINGRNKLYAALAKGSELPEPGVPESFNVLSYELKGLKMKLDLSHADDDDSDYQQHFENLDIQGGLNE from the coding sequence ATGAGTGTAGAAACAAATTCAAAATCAACAAAAACCGCTTTCCAAATGCGTAAATTTGGTCCTATCACTGAAAGACGTGATTATTCTACTACAAAACAAATTTTAAACATTCCTGATTTTTTAACTACTAGCAAGGAATCTTTTGAATGATTCAAAGCTAAAGGAATTGAAGAATCATTAAAAGAACACTACCCAATTACTTCTTCTAATGGTAAATTAACTTTGGAGTACATTAATAAGAGTGCTCGTTTAGAATTACCAAAAGAGAAAGAATATGAAGCTGTTTTAGATGCCAAAATCAAAGGCATTAACTATGCAGCGAAACTTTATGCGAAATTTAGAGTAACTATTAACGACACTTCTGAAGTTAAAGAAGATGAAGTTTTTCTAGGTGAAATTCCTCTTATGACTACTGGAGGAAGTTTTATTATCAATGGTAGCGAAAAAGTTATCGTTAGTCAATTAATTAGATCGCCTGGTGCATACTTTGGTCGTGGAGTGCGTAATAAACAATCAGATGATTTATTTAACAAATTAGAAGTTTTACCAAGAATTGGTTCATGATTAGAAATTTCACATAAAATTACATCTAAGGCAGTTGACACTGTCAAAATTAAAATTGATAAAAATAAAAATGTTAATTTAACAACATTTTTGGTTGCTTTAGGATTATCTCTTGAAACTATCAAGGGTCTTTTTGGTAATTCATCTGAACTTGAAGAAACTATCAAACGTGATAAAAAAGCTTCAGAATTTGATGAATTAGAAAAAAACATTAAAAATTGTCAAGAAGAATTATTCAGAGTTATTCGTCGTGGTGATAGAGTAACAGATGATTCTATTGCTAATTTAATTTCAGGAATTTTGTTTAACAAAAAACGTTACAGTTTAAGTCAAACAGGTCGTTATATGTTAAATAAAAAACTTAATTTAGTTGATCGTATTTCTGAAACTATTCTTGCTGAAGACTTAAAAATCAAAGATGAAAACGGCGAAGAAAAAATCTTAGAAAAAAATACTTTTATTACTCATAAACTTGCACTTTTAATTCAACATAACTTTGATAAAGGTTTTCTTCCTTCAAAAAATATTCCAGGATTAAAAGCTGAAACAGTTTATGGAAAATTATTAGTTAACAACCCTAAATTAGGCAAAATGATTAAATATATTGCCTTAAAAATTTATCCAAACAGAAAATGATCAGAAAGAGGAAAAGAAGCTGTTACAGTAATTGGAACTGATCCACACGCTACTGAAACACACTTAATTGTTTCTGACATTATTGCTGCTGTAGGTTATTATTTCAATCTTTTAGATGGAATTGGACAAGACGATGATCCAGATTCATTAACAAATAAGAGAATTGTTGCAGTTGGAGAATTGTTACAAAATCAATTAAATGTAGTTTTAGGAAAATTAGAAAAAACTACACGTGAAAGAATGGGTGCAAAAGAAGTTAATGCTGTTACTGCTAAAAATGTAACAAATAACAAATTAATTTCAAATCAAATGAAAACTTTCTTTAACTCATCTAAATTATCGCAATTTATGGATCAAATTAATCCACTTGCAGAGATTTCAAACGAAAGACGTATTACTTCTCTAGGACCTGGAGGTCTTAATCGTGATACTGCACAATTCGAAGTTCGGGATGTTCATGCAACTCATTATGGAAGAATTTGCCCAATTGAAACACCTGAAGGACCAAACATTGGTTTGATTTTAAACTTTGCGACTTATGCAAAAGTTAATGAATATGGATTCTTGCAAACTCCATACTATAAAGTTGATAATGGCATAGTAAATTATGATCAAGTTGAGTATTTAACAGCAATTGAAGAAATTGGATTCTATATTGCACAATCAACTGTAAAAGTGGATGAAAATAACAAAATTGTGGATGATCAAATTACTATGCGCCATAACTATACTTATGTTTTAGGTAAAGCAGATCAAATTGATTATATTGAAGTTGCTCCAAACCAAATGGTATCTGTAGCAGCTGGATGTATTCCGTTCTTAGAAAATGATGATGCTAACCGTGCACTTATGGGTTCTAACATGCAACGTCAAGCGGTACCACTTTTAGAAACAGAAGCGCCTTTTGTTGCTACTGGTTTAGAGAGTGCCATAGCTAAATATTCTTCAACAAACATTACTGCGAAAAATTCTGGAGTAGTGGAATATGTAGACGGAAGCAAAATAAAAGTTAGAAATGAAAAAAATACTTTAGACACCTACATGCTTAAAAATTTCCAAAGATCTAATCAAGATACAGTTGTACACCAAAGACCATTAGTAAAAGTTGGTCAAAGCATTGAAAAAGGTGATTTATTAGTTGACGGATCAAGCTTTAAAAATGGAGAATTAGCATTAGGTAAAAACGTAGTTGTGGCCTTTACTACATATAAAGGATACAATTATGAAGATGCTGTTATTCTTAATGAAAGACTTGTTAAGGATGATGTCTTTACTTCAATTCACATTGAAGAACAAACAATTTTATTTAGAACAAGTAGAGTTGGAGATGATGAATTAACAGCTGATATTCCTAATGTTTCAAAATTTGCGACCCGTCATTTAGATGAAAACGGAATTGTTAAAGTTGGTTCAGAAGTTCTTCCTGGTGATGTTTTAGTTGGTCGTGTTTCTCCAAAAGGTGATGATAATCCATCACAAGAAGAAAAATTACTTTCTGCGGTTCTTCAACAAAGACAAATTAATGTTAAAGATACATCATTAAAAGTTAAGAATGGTCACAGTGGAACTGTAATTAATGTTGAAGTTTTAAGTCGGGATGAAAATAACGTTCAATTTGAGGACGGAGTTGAAAAAATTGTTAAAGTTTCAATTGCTGTAAAACGTAAAATTCGTGTTGGTGATAAAATGTCAGGACGTCATGGAAACAAAGGTGTTGTTTCAATTGTTTTACCTGAAGAAGATATGCCGTATTTAGAGGACGGAACACCAGTTGACGTTATGCTTAATCCGCAAGGGGTTCCTTCTCGTATGAACATCGGACAAGTTTTAGAAATTCACCTTGGTATGGCCGCTAGAGAATTAGGGGTAAAATTTGTTACACCTGCTTTTGATGGTATTAAAAAAGAAGAAATTTTCAACTTAATTAAAGAAGCTAAATTACCTGAAAGTGGAAAACAATATTTAATTGATCCAATTACAGGTAGAAGATTTGATAATCCTGTTTCAGTTGGAGTTATGTACATGCTTAAACTTAATCATATGGTTGATGATAAAATGCATGCACGTTCAGTTGGCCCATATTCATTAATTACTCAACAACCATTAGGTGGTAAAAGTCAAAATGGTGGTCAAAGATTTGGAGAAATGGAAACATGAGCTCTTGAATCATATGGAGCAACAAATGTTCTTCAAGAAATTCTTACATATAAATCAGATGACATCAATGGACGTAACAAACTTTATGCAGCTCTTGCTAAAGGAAGTGAATTGCCAGAACCAGGAGTCCCAGAGTCATTTAACGTTTTAAGTTATGAACTAAAAGGTCTTAAAATGAAACTAGACCTTTCACATGCAGATGATGATGATAGTGATTATCAACAACATTTTGAAAATCTTGATATTCAAGGAGGCTTAAATGAATAA
- a CDS encoding phosphotransferase — translation MELIKEGYTNKSFKKDNIFYQEKKHNGFNHKVDYTNLSKLDFVPKLIENNEKYSKWEYIKTKKLELNEKNLRKIAKNFKTLHESNIKFPKNTMARRIKMYRQQVNELGRKIDVLDKYYKRINNILAKSNTTRPIHNDLYFSNIILDENEKLYFVDWEYASMGDKHFDLALFICASDLNKEQEKIFLNEYDTYWEEYLIQQKILACYFIIIWAVSKLDIPINYEYYVKMIQKIDDEFQIKKQTNSFRIKEWN, via the coding sequence ATGGAATTAATTAAAGAGGGATATACCAACAAATCGTTCAAAAAAGATAACATCTTTTATCAAGAAAAAAAGCATAATGGATTTAATCATAAAGTCGATTATACAAATTTGTCTAAACTAGATTTTGTTCCTAAACTAATTGAAAATAATGAAAAATATAGCAAATGGGAGTATATAAAAACTAAAAAACTAGAATTAAATGAAAAAAATTTAAGAAAAATTGCCAAAAATTTTAAAACTTTACATGAATCAAATATCAAATTTCCTAAAAACACTATGGCACGTAGAATCAAAATGTATCGCCAACAAGTTAACGAATTAGGCCGTAAAATAGATGTTTTAGATAAATACTACAAAAGAATTAATAATATTTTGGCAAAAAGTAACACTACAAGACCTATTCACAATGATTTATATTTTTCAAATATTATTCTTGACGAAAATGAAAAATTGTATTTTGTTGATTGAGAATATGCTTCAATGGGAGACAAACACTTTGATTTAGCACTTTTTATTTGTGCTTCAGATTTAAATAAAGAACAAGAAAAAATTTTTTTAAATGAGTATGATACATATTGAGAAGAATATTTAATACAACAAAAAATTTTAGCTTGTTATTTCATTATTATTTGAGCTGTATCAAAACTTGATATACCTATAAACTATGAATATTATGTAAAAATGATTCAAAAGATTGATGATGAATTTCAAATAAAAAAACAAACTAATTCTTTTAGAATTAAAGAGTGAAATTAA
- a CDS encoding large conductance mechanosensitive channel protein MscL, which translates to MFKKAGKEAWGVVKRGNMFMLAIGLLLGASFGAVVTSLANDVIMAAIASLFKLDDVKDLKSGPVFIGKFLAALIAFLIVATIIFVALYLVFIIKLSLQARKERLNPTPAPEVVPTKEELILAELKKISASLEQKK; encoded by the coding sequence ATGTTTAAAAAAGCTGGAAAAGAAGCGTGAGGTGTTGTTAAACGTGGCAACATGTTCATGCTTGCAATTGGTTTATTATTAGGTGCTTCATTTGGAGCTGTTGTTACATCATTAGCAAATGATGTTATTATGGCAGCAATCGCAAGCTTGTTCAAACTTGATGATGTTAAAGATTTAAAATCAGGTCCTGTATTTATTGGAAAATTCTTAGCAGCATTAATTGCATTTCTTATTGTTGCTACAATTATATTTGTTGCTTTATATTTAGTGTTTATTATTAAATTATCATTACAAGCAAGAAAAGAAAGATTAAATCCAACACCTGCACCAGAAGTTGTGCCTACAAAAGAAGAATTAATTTTAGCTGAGTTGAAAAAAATTAGTGCTTCTTTAGAACAAAAAAAATAA
- the dnaK gene encoding molecular chaperone DnaK, which translates to MAKEIILGIDLGTTNSVVSIVDNGQPTVLENLNGKRTTPSVVSFKNGEIIVGENAKKQIETNPDTIASIKRLIGTNKTVNANGKQYKPEEISAMILEHLKKYAEQKIGHSISKAVITVPAYFDNAQREATKIAGKIAGLDVLRIINEPTAAALAFGLDKTDKEKKVLVFDLGGGTFDVSILELAQGTFEVLSTSGDNHLGGDDWDHKIVEWLVNKIQSEHNVDVKNDKMAMARLKEAAEKAKIDLSSSLVANISLPFLLFLNGQPVNIDAELKRSEFEKMTADLLERCKKPIETALADAKLTKGDLDEVLMVGGSTRMPAVQELVEKMLDKKPNHSVNPDEVVALGAAIQGAVLAGDINDILLVDVTPLTLGIETAGGIATPLIQRNTRIPITKSQIFTTYADNQEAVTIKVVQGERPLASENKILGEFNLTGIELAPRGVPQIEVSFKIDANGITTVTAKDVKTNKEQSITIQNSTKLSDAEIERMVKEAEENREADAKRTSEIETLVKAESLVSRFEASLKENKDKLTEEQVKQSEEEINKLNELIKNKDYDKLKETIENFEKAFEQVSKMAQEQQASQNQEPGFKEEDAK; encoded by the coding sequence ATGGCTAAAGAAATTATTTTAGGAATTGACTTAGGTACTACAAACTCAGTAGTTTCAATTGTGGACAATGGTCAACCTACAGTTTTAGAAAATTTAAATGGAAAAAGAACTACTCCATCTGTTGTAAGTTTTAAAAATGGAGAAATTATTGTTGGTGAAAATGCCAAAAAACAAATTGAAACCAACCCAGATACTATTGCCTCAATTAAAAGGTTAATTGGAACCAATAAAACTGTGAACGCAAATGGCAAACAATACAAACCAGAAGAAATTTCAGCGATGATTTTAGAACACTTAAAAAAATACGCTGAACAAAAAATTGGACACTCTATTAGTAAAGCAGTTATTACTGTTCCAGCATACTTTGATAATGCACAACGTGAAGCAACTAAAATTGCAGGTAAAATTGCAGGATTAGATGTTTTAAGAATTATTAACGAACCAACAGCAGCTGCTCTTGCTTTTGGACTTGATAAAACTGATAAAGAGAAAAAAGTTTTAGTTTTCGACCTTGGTGGTGGAACTTTTGATGTTTCTATTCTTGAATTAGCTCAAGGAACTTTTGAAGTATTATCAACTTCTGGAGATAATCATCTTGGTGGTGATGACTGAGATCACAAAATTGTTGAATGATTAGTTAATAAAATTCAAAGTGAACACAATGTTGATGTTAAAAATGACAAAATGGCTATGGCTCGTTTAAAAGAAGCTGCTGAAAAAGCTAAAATTGATTTATCATCATCACTTGTTGCTAACATTTCTTTACCTTTCTTACTATTCTTAAACGGACAACCAGTTAATATTGATGCTGAATTAAAACGTAGTGAATTTGAAAAAATGACCGCAGATTTATTAGAAAGATGTAAAAAACCTATCGAAACTGCTCTTGCTGATGCTAAATTAACTAAAGGTGATTTAGATGAAGTTTTAATGGTTGGTGGTTCAACAAGAATGCCAGCTGTTCAAGAATTGGTTGAAAAAATGCTTGATAAAAAACCTAACCATTCAGTTAACCCTGATGAAGTTGTTGCACTTGGTGCAGCAATTCAAGGTGCTGTTTTAGCAGGTGATATCAATGACATTTTACTTGTTGATGTTACACCTTTAACATTAGGTATTGAAACTGCAGGTGGAATTGCAACTCCATTAATTCAAAGAAATACACGTATTCCTATTACAAAAAGTCAAATTTTTACAACTTATGCTGATAACCAAGAAGCAGTAACCATTAAAGTTGTTCAAGGTGAAAGACCTCTAGCTTCAGAAAACAAAATTTTAGGTGAATTTAACTTAACTGGTATTGAATTAGCTCCAAGAGGAGTTCCACAAATTGAGGTAAGTTTCAAAATTGATGCTAATGGTATTACAACTGTTACAGCTAAAGATGTAAAAACCAATAAAGAACAAAGTATTACAATTCAAAATTCAACTAAATTAAGTGATGCTGAAATTGAAAGAATGGTTAAAGAAGCAGAAGAAAATCGTGAAGCTGATGCAAAAAGAACATCAGAAATTGAAACTTTAGTTAAAGCAGAATCACTTGTTTCAAGATTTGAAGCATCATTAAAAGAAAATAAAGATAAATTAACTGAAGAACAAGTTAAACAATCAGAAGAAGAAATCAATAAATTAAACGAATTAATCAAAAACAAAGACTATGATAAATTAAAAGAAACTATTGAAAACTTTGAAAAAGCATTTGAACAAGTATCTAAAATGGCACAAGAACAGCAAGCTTCACAAAACCAAGAACCAGGTTTTAAAGAAGAAGATGCAAAATAA